The following coding sequences lie in one Stenotrophomonas rhizophila genomic window:
- the fhuE gene encoding ferric-rhodotorulic acid/ferric-coprogen receptor FhuE, which produces MTRSSVVLPRLLPQARLTQALLAALCALAAAPAFAQDAPADATTLDKVVVKGERAEGYSVRKTSAGTRFDLAPREIPQSLSIISHQRIEDQNLDDIIDVLANTTGVSSTQSDTERTEFYARGFYIDSYQFDGLPTQMVQNWSYGDSGLDLALYDRVEVVRGATGLLSGAGNPSASVNLIRKHADSAELTGTVSVNVGSWGRTRSTVDVTTPLNASGSVRARVIGSYLDTDAQMDRYNQHKTLGYAVIDADLTPDTQLSVGYDYQQKRANGATWGGFPMLYSDGTSTGYDASFNASPSWTYWDTTSKRLFATLEHAFANDWKVRIGASHDKTNADDKLFYPAYNDWVTGASNLDKDTGAGVVGSAGFYNTERKVDAVDGYVEGPFQLFGREHQFMAGLSYNKRDFANYGDYQGTADNPGWQPLDSYLGWTGNFPEPNWNPLTLASKGTITQKAGYAATRLSLADPLKLIIGARYTDWKSEGEDADRSHKVTTPYAGLVFDINDTYSTYASYTEIFQPQMLKNRTGSYLDPVDGKSYEVGVKGAWFDDRLNASLAVFRIEQDNVGQSTGEPVVGGTGGETAYIAARGTVSRGVEFEVNGELAPGWNATFGASRYVAKDINDADINTNLPQTTIKLFTSYTPQSLTALTVGGGANWQNRIYYPVPAYGRIEQDGYALVSAFVRYRISPEFSVQANLNNLLDKKYFSQINGYGAYGDGRNGSITFNWSF; this is translated from the coding sequence ATGACCCGTTCTTCCGTTGTGCTGCCCCGCCTGTTGCCACAGGCCCGCCTGACCCAGGCCCTGCTCGCTGCGTTGTGCGCGCTGGCCGCCGCCCCTGCGTTCGCGCAGGACGCCCCTGCCGATGCCACCACCCTGGACAAGGTGGTGGTCAAGGGTGAGCGTGCCGAAGGCTACTCCGTGCGCAAGACCTCGGCCGGCACGCGTTTCGACCTGGCCCCACGCGAGATCCCGCAGTCGCTGAGCATCATCAGCCACCAGCGCATCGAGGACCAGAACCTCGATGACATCATCGACGTGCTGGCCAACACCACCGGCGTCAGCAGCACCCAGTCCGATACCGAACGCACCGAGTTCTACGCGCGTGGCTTCTACATCGACAGCTACCAGTTCGATGGCCTGCCTACCCAGATGGTGCAGAACTGGAGCTACGGCGATTCCGGCCTGGACCTGGCCCTGTATGACCGCGTGGAAGTGGTGCGTGGCGCCACCGGCCTGCTCAGCGGCGCGGGCAATCCCTCCGCCTCGGTCAACCTGATCCGCAAGCACGCCGACAGCGCCGAGCTGACGGGCACCGTGTCGGTCAACGTGGGCAGCTGGGGCCGCACCCGCAGCACCGTGGACGTGACTACCCCGCTGAATGCCAGCGGCTCGGTGCGCGCGCGCGTGATCGGCAGCTACCTGGACACCGACGCACAGATGGACCGCTACAACCAGCACAAGACGCTGGGCTATGCGGTGATCGATGCTGACCTGACCCCGGACACGCAGTTGAGCGTGGGCTACGACTACCAGCAGAAGCGGGCCAACGGCGCCACCTGGGGCGGCTTCCCGATGCTGTACTCCGACGGCACCTCGACCGGCTACGACGCATCGTTCAACGCCAGCCCGAGCTGGACCTACTGGGACACCACCAGCAAGCGCCTGTTCGCCACGTTGGAACATGCGTTCGCCAATGACTGGAAGGTCAGGATTGGAGCCTCGCACGACAAGACCAACGCCGATGACAAGCTGTTCTATCCAGCCTACAACGACTGGGTGACCGGTGCTTCCAACCTGGACAAGGATACTGGCGCAGGCGTGGTGGGCTCGGCAGGCTTCTACAATACCGAGCGCAAGGTCGATGCCGTGGACGGCTACGTGGAAGGTCCGTTCCAGCTGTTCGGGCGGGAGCATCAGTTCATGGCCGGGCTGAGCTACAACAAGCGCGATTTCGCCAACTACGGTGACTATCAGGGCACAGCGGACAATCCTGGTTGGCAGCCACTGGACAGCTACCTTGGATGGACGGGCAACTTCCCGGAGCCGAACTGGAACCCACTGACGCTCGCGAGCAAAGGCACCATCACCCAGAAGGCCGGCTACGCCGCCACCCGCCTGTCGCTGGCTGACCCGCTGAAGCTGATCATCGGCGCGCGCTACACCGACTGGAAGAGCGAAGGCGAAGACGCCGACCGCTCGCACAAGGTGACCACGCCGTATGCCGGCCTGGTGTTTGACATCAATGACACCTACTCCACCTATGCGTCCTACACCGAGATCTTCCAGCCGCAGATGCTGAAGAACCGCACCGGCAGCTACCTGGACCCGGTGGACGGCAAGAGCTACGAAGTGGGCGTCAAGGGTGCATGGTTCGACGACCGCTTGAATGCCTCGCTTGCCGTGTTCCGTATCGAGCAGGACAACGTGGGCCAGTCCACCGGCGAACCGGTGGTGGGCGGAACGGGCGGCGAAACCGCCTACATCGCCGCGCGCGGCACGGTCAGCCGTGGCGTCGAGTTTGAAGTGAACGGCGAACTGGCCCCGGGCTGGAATGCCACCTTCGGTGCCTCGCGCTACGTGGCCAAGGACATCAACGACGCGGACATCAACACCAACCTGCCGCAGACGACGATCAAGCTGTTCACCAGCTACACCCCGCAGTCGCTGACGGCGCTGACCGTGGGCGGCGGTGCCAACTGGCAGAACCGCATCTACTACCCGGTGCCCGCGTACGGACGCATCGAGCAGGACGGTTATGCACTGGTCAGCGCCTTCGTGCGCTACCGCATCTCGCCCGAGTTCAGCGTGCAGGCCAACCTCAACAACCTGCTGGACAAGAAGTACTTCTCGCAGATCAACGGCTACGGTGCCTACGGCGACGGCCGCAACGGCTCGATCACCTTCAACTGGTCGTTCTGA
- a CDS encoding transglycosylase SLT domain-containing protein encodes MLSAMTRLPLYFLSASVLLACTGVSPVADAQNLDAQRAQLKAAIDNAERGQYDPAQAAALARHPLYGWLEYANLRRNIDTVSATQAQDFLKRYNGQAVASSFRSVWLPALARRQDWPTLLANWVPTDNVGLRCAQLNARQATGKADAQWTSEAQAIWRSTGKSLPDACDAVFAVLDAKGGLSADLRWARIDAAADEQQPAVMRSAARGLPAADLALANTYAAFVDKPNASALNWPRNERSRRIATDGLAKLAKADPAATEQQLPQYANALQLSAAQQAQVLYQVALWTVASYGPESARRLNAVPDSAYDERLHEWRAREAMSRGDWPQALAAIRKMGPTQRSDSRWRYFEARMLEKTGKRSEAQPLYREAARAATFHGFLAADQLGQSTYTLCPWEPNDSAQAQAAVARDPAIVRAMELFKIERAGWAVAEWNDALSRYDTIQRRIAVEVARDNGWFDRAVFSLGKTPDEQRLYSLRFPLHHDDAIRRESARNAIDPAWVAAEIRAESIFNPKARSPANAMGLMQVLPATGASVAKSIGLTNYGGAASLYDPDTNIALGTAYLRQLMNKYEGLPYITIAAYNAGPTPTARWQTQRPGFDPDIWIETISYKETREYVARILAFSVIYDWRLNGNALPVTDRMNGRLQAKRKNFACAANADKGGD; translated from the coding sequence ATGCTTTCGGCCATGACTCGACTTCCCCTGTATTTCCTCAGCGCCTCCGTCCTGCTGGCCTGCACCGGGGTCAGCCCGGTGGCCGATGCGCAGAACCTGGATGCGCAGCGCGCGCAGCTCAAGGCAGCCATCGACAACGCCGAGCGCGGCCAGTACGACCCGGCCCAGGCCGCAGCGCTGGCCAGGCACCCACTGTACGGCTGGCTGGAATACGCCAACCTGCGCCGGAACATCGACACCGTCAGTGCCACGCAGGCGCAGGACTTTCTCAAGCGTTACAACGGCCAGGCCGTGGCCAGCAGTTTCCGCAGCGTCTGGCTGCCGGCCCTGGCACGCCGCCAGGACTGGCCCACGCTGCTGGCCAACTGGGTGCCTACCGACAACGTCGGGTTGCGCTGTGCCCAGCTCAATGCACGCCAGGCCACCGGCAAGGCCGACGCACAGTGGACCAGCGAGGCCCAGGCGATCTGGCGTAGCACCGGCAAGTCGCTGCCCGATGCGTGCGACGCGGTGTTCGCCGTGCTCGATGCCAAGGGCGGCCTGAGCGCCGACCTGCGCTGGGCCCGTATCGATGCGGCCGCCGACGAACAGCAGCCGGCGGTGATGCGCAGCGCAGCGCGCGGCCTGCCCGCCGCCGACCTGGCCCTGGCCAACACCTATGCCGCCTTCGTCGACAAACCCAATGCCAGCGCGTTGAACTGGCCGCGCAATGAGCGCAGCCGGCGCATCGCCACCGACGGCTTGGCCAAGCTGGCCAAGGCCGACCCGGCCGCCACCGAGCAGCAGCTGCCGCAGTACGCCAACGCGCTGCAGCTGAGCGCGGCCCAGCAGGCGCAGGTGCTGTACCAGGTGGCGCTGTGGACGGTGGCCTCGTACGGCCCCGAATCGGCGCGCCGTCTCAACGCGGTGCCCGATTCGGCCTACGACGAGCGCCTGCACGAATGGCGCGCGCGCGAGGCGATGTCGCGCGGCGACTGGCCGCAGGCGCTGGCCGCGATCCGCAAGATGGGCCCGACCCAGCGCAGCGACTCGCGCTGGCGCTACTTCGAGGCCCGCATGCTGGAGAAAACCGGCAAGCGCAGCGAGGCCCAGCCGCTGTACCGCGAGGCGGCACGTGCGGCCACCTTCCATGGCTTCCTCGCCGCCGACCAGCTCGGCCAGTCCACCTACACGCTGTGCCCGTGGGAACCCAACGACAGTGCGCAGGCGCAGGCCGCCGTTGCCCGCGACCCGGCCATCGTGCGGGCCATGGAGCTGTTCAAAATCGAACGCGCCGGCTGGGCCGTGGCGGAGTGGAACGACGCCCTGAGCCGCTACGACACCATCCAGCGCCGCATCGCGGTGGAAGTGGCGCGCGACAACGGCTGGTTCGACCGTGCGGTGTTCTCGCTTGGCAAGACCCCGGACGAGCAGCGCCTGTATTCGCTGCGCTTCCCGCTGCACCACGACGACGCCATCCGCCGCGAATCGGCCCGCAACGCGATCGACCCGGCCTGGGTGGCCGCCGAGATCCGCGCCGAGAGCATCTTCAACCCGAAGGCACGCTCGCCGGCCAATGCCATGGGCCTGATGCAGGTGCTACCGGCCACCGGTGCCAGCGTGGCCAAGTCGATCGGCCTGACCAACTACGGCGGCGCCGCCAGCCTGTACGACCCGGACACCAACATCGCCCTGGGCACGGCCTACCTGCGCCAGCTGATGAACAAGTACGAGGGCCTGCCCTACATCACCATCGCCGCCTACAACGCCGGCCCCACGCCAACCGCGCGCTGGCAGACCCAGCGCCCGGGCTTCGACCCGGACATCTGGATCGAAACCATCAGCTACAAGGAAACTCGCGAGTACGTGGCCCGCATCCTGGCCTTCAGCGTGATCTACGACTGGCGCTTGAACGGCAATGCCCTGCCGGTGACCGACCGCATGAACGGCCGCCTGCAGGCCAAGCGCAAGAACTTCGCGTGCGCCGCCAACGCAGACAAGGGCGGCGACTGA
- a CDS encoding S41 family peptidase, whose amino-acid sequence MIAGRGWLLMVALATASGAAHAQDVPSAEAQARILDLLQQQSLYRDRVDWSKARAELAAAGDPAQTRRLLDDVIQRSSGGHGRWISPSQLRTESKRAPATQAAMGAAPLQTEDASTGPTARLGWIKVGAYMDDQTQPQEVQYQARKQAAIALQARIQEQDDGNRCGWVVDLRGNSGGNMWPMLLGLGPLLGDAKGSDPVGMSLRADKQQPWAYRDGTIWSDGNGMLGSSNTRYTLRHPGAPVAVLFGPRTASSGEASVLAFRGRAASRSFGQPSAGYSTSNTPQRLPDGSMLLLTGSVMADRNGVGDGNRLQPDVTVTPGQDAAAVAREWLLAQPACKQAAAVVDAR is encoded by the coding sequence ATGATCGCAGGACGTGGTTGGCTGTTGATGGTGGCGCTAGCAACGGCAAGTGGCGCTGCACACGCGCAGGACGTACCCAGTGCCGAGGCACAGGCGCGGATCCTGGATCTGCTGCAGCAGCAGTCGCTGTATCGCGACCGCGTGGACTGGTCCAAGGCTCGCGCGGAGTTGGCGGCTGCGGGCGACCCGGCGCAGACGCGGCGGTTGCTGGACGATGTGATCCAGCGCAGCAGTGGCGGGCACGGGCGATGGATATCGCCCAGCCAGTTGCGCACGGAGTCGAAACGCGCACCGGCCACGCAGGCAGCGATGGGCGCTGCGCCCCTTCAGACAGAGGACGCCAGCACCGGACCGACAGCGCGGCTGGGGTGGATCAAGGTGGGCGCCTACATGGACGACCAGACCCAGCCCCAGGAAGTGCAGTACCAGGCCCGCAAGCAGGCCGCCATTGCGCTGCAGGCGCGCATCCAGGAACAGGACGATGGTAATCGCTGTGGCTGGGTGGTCGACCTGCGCGGCAACAGTGGCGGCAACATGTGGCCGATGCTGCTTGGCCTGGGCCCGTTGCTGGGCGATGCCAAGGGAAGTGATCCGGTCGGCATGTCCCTTCGCGCGGACAAACAGCAGCCGTGGGCGTATCGCGATGGCACGATCTGGTCGGACGGGAACGGGATGTTGGGATCGAGCAACACGCGGTACACACTGCGCCACCCGGGCGCTCCGGTGGCCGTCCTGTTCGGGCCGCGCACTGCCAGTTCCGGCGAGGCATCGGTGCTGGCCTTCCGCGGCCGGGCAGCGTCGCGCAGCTTCGGCCAGCCCAGTGCCGGCTATTCCACCTCCAATACCCCGCAGCGTCTGCCCGATGGCAGCATGCTGCTGTTGACCGGCAGCGTGATGGCCGACCGCAACGGCGTAGGCGATGGCAACCGCCTGCAGCCTGACGTCACGGTGACCCCAGGGCAGGACGCGGCCGCGGTGGCGCGCGAATGGCTGCTTGCGCAGCCGGCCTGCAAACAGGCCGCTGCCGTGGTGGATGCACGCTGA
- a CDS encoding multifunctional CCA addition/repair protein yields MKIYLVGGAVRDRLLQQTPGDRDWVVVGATQADMEAQGYKAVGRDFPVFLHPHTGEEYALARTERKSGRGYRGFVVDADPSVTLEDDLLRRDFTINAIACDEATGTLVDPYGGARDIEQRILRHVGPAFVEDPLRVLRAARFMARFAPFGFTVAPETLALMRQIADSGELDALVPERVWQELRRVLRSAQPSAFLRTLHETGALRAILPELEALYGVPQRAEFHPEVDTGVHQEMVSDMAARLAPGDDLIGFAALTHDLGKGLTPPSEWPRHIMHEQRGVAPLHALCDRLKVPLDHRQLAEAVCRDHLNVHRIDELRDATVLELLGRCDGFRRPERIAQIALCCEADKRGRLGFEDSDYLQGATLTRLHQAALAIQARDLDLTHLKGPAVGEALAKARTRAIATVR; encoded by the coding sequence ATGAAGATCTATCTTGTTGGCGGCGCCGTACGCGACCGCCTGTTGCAGCAGACCCCCGGTGACCGCGACTGGGTGGTGGTGGGCGCCACCCAAGCGGACATGGAAGCGCAGGGCTACAAGGCCGTGGGTCGCGACTTCCCCGTGTTCCTGCACCCCCACACCGGCGAGGAATACGCCCTGGCGCGCACCGAGCGCAAATCCGGGCGCGGCTATCGCGGCTTCGTGGTCGATGCCGACCCGTCAGTGACGCTGGAAGACGACCTGCTGCGCCGCGACTTCACCATCAACGCAATCGCCTGCGACGAGGCCACCGGTACGCTGGTGGACCCGTATGGCGGTGCGCGCGACATCGAGCAGCGCATCCTGCGCCACGTGGGCCCCGCATTCGTGGAAGACCCGCTGCGGGTACTGCGCGCGGCGCGCTTCATGGCCCGCTTTGCGCCGTTCGGTTTCACCGTGGCCCCCGAAACCCTGGCCCTGATGCGCCAGATCGCCGACAGCGGCGAGCTCGATGCGCTGGTGCCCGAGCGCGTCTGGCAGGAACTGCGCCGCGTGCTGCGCAGCGCCCAGCCGTCGGCCTTCCTGCGCACGTTGCACGAGACCGGCGCCCTGCGCGCGATCCTGCCCGAGCTGGAAGCGCTGTATGGCGTGCCGCAACGGGCCGAATTCCATCCCGAAGTGGATACCGGCGTGCACCAGGAAATGGTCAGCGACATGGCCGCGCGATTGGCGCCGGGCGACGACCTGATCGGCTTCGCCGCGCTCACCCACGACCTGGGCAAAGGCCTGACGCCACCGTCGGAATGGCCGCGCCACATCATGCACGAGCAGCGCGGCGTCGCCCCGCTGCATGCCCTGTGCGACCGCCTGAAGGTGCCGCTGGACCACCGCCAGCTGGCCGAAGCGGTGTGCCGCGACCACCTCAACGTGCACCGCATCGATGAACTGCGCGATGCCACCGTCCTGGAACTTTTGGGCCGCTGCGACGGCTTCCGCCGCCCGGAGCGCATCGCGCAGATCGCGCTGTGCTGCGAGGCCGACAAGCGGGGCCGGCTGGGGTTTGAAGACAGCGATTATCTGCAGGGCGCAACGCTCACGCGCCTGCACCAGGCGGCGCTGGCGATCCAGGCGCGCGACCTGGACCTCACCCACCTGAAGGGACCGGCAGTGGGTGAAGCGCTGGCCAAAGCGCGTACGCGGGCGATTGCGACGGTGCGTTGA
- a CDS encoding LysE family translocator, with the protein MNLHTWWIFAVTVFVLCGTPGPNMLHVMTRSVRVGFRRSVAAMAGCLTALVLALSISAAGLGAVLKASPMVFDVLRYAGVAYLVYLGIKAWRGGDAPLDVGSAATIAPSSRRILFRDGFIIGISNPKLLLFASAFLPQFVDLGQPQLPQFVVLVGTFALMEMFWYAVYAAGGRGLASYLARPGLRKVFDRVVGTIFIGFGLALLRARP; encoded by the coding sequence ATGAACCTGCATACCTGGTGGATCTTCGCCGTCACCGTGTTCGTCCTGTGCGGCACCCCGGGGCCCAACATGCTGCACGTGATGACCCGCAGCGTGCGGGTCGGCTTCCGTCGCAGCGTGGCGGCCATGGCCGGCTGCCTCACGGCGCTGGTGCTGGCCCTGTCGATCTCCGCGGCCGGGCTGGGTGCGGTGCTGAAAGCCTCACCGATGGTGTTCGACGTGCTGCGCTATGCGGGCGTGGCCTACCTGGTCTACCTGGGCATCAAGGCCTGGCGGGGCGGCGACGCGCCACTGGACGTGGGCAGCGCGGCAACGATCGCGCCCAGCTCGCGGCGCATCCTGTTCCGCGATGGCTTCATCATCGGCATCAGCAACCCCAAGCTGCTGTTGTTCGCGTCGGCGTTCCTGCCGCAGTTCGTCGACCTCGGCCAGCCGCAGCTGCCGCAGTTCGTGGTGCTGGTAGGCACCTTCGCGCTGATGGAAATGTTCTGGTACGCGGTGTACGCCGCCGGTGGGCGCGGCCTGGCCAGTTATCTGGCGCGCCCGGGCCTGCGCAAGGTGTTCGATCGCGTGGTGGGCACCATCTTCATCGGCTTCGGGCTGGCGCTGCTGCGCGCCCGACCGTAG
- a CDS encoding TonB-dependent receptor plug domain-containing protein: MNDLHYRPLAVAVSLCLLLAVPALAGAQETPRTTTELDRVEVTGSRIKRAEVEGQVPIQTLTRAEIERTGMNSIGEVLQQLTGSGSALNAKFNSSGNFGFPPDGSGVGAGSAQVDLRHLGAKRVLVLVDGIRWVNESSASGVGAATDLNTIPLAIVERIEVLEDGASSLYGSDAIAGVVNIITRREFDGGQVTLNYGEYSKGDGTQKGVDLAWGTSGDRYTLFLGASWTKQDPVYARDREQSRFPIPGTGLAFGSGGIPQGRFAFVDPNTGAEQDIVPNTGVSNPRYDGSAGCSRTDDYHCFTSADRFNFAEYNMVLTPSERKGIFGQFRFDITDNVQWYIKALGNRRESTNQAGPEPLFFGPDGATGNPLADNIVVSALNPYNPFGFDLVSSGNMSLIGRRPVEGGARIFEQEVNTQYFATGLVGQFEAGSRSWFWDVNGMYSKNKAEQTNYGSYDIFKVNMALGDPAVCAATPGCVPLNIFGGAGSITPAMLDWIQPVVRDRSQNELSLFTANLSSDLFNLPAGPVSFATGYEYRKYEGRYDPDPLTVIGHYNGVPSLPTSGSYDVNEAYLELSVPIFAKSAIGEKLDLSLAGRYSDYSTFGGEFTPKYGLRWQVTNDFVLRTSYAEGFRAPSIGELYGSAARADLQLFDPCSIGLGGTAPRGNPANCAALGVPSGFQQANSQISVTTGGNAELDPERSRSFSAGFVWSPWFGNDAAWSERFDVEVTFYRHTIEGAIQAINAQTQLDLCVDTLDPVYCEGISRASTGAVSSFNNRLTNLGSIKTDGWDVDLFWTFPQSDIGQFKLGWQNTFVGRYEALGAAGQRQPQKPGVEVADSSIPEWTSNATLSWALANWSASWTVRHISELTEDCGDAVAFPVCSNQQEGTNTLDATTFHDLQVGYKVDWMKGLQLSAGLNNVFDKDPPICLSCSLNGYDASTYDIPRGRYWYLRADLRF, translated from the coding sequence ATGAACGACCTGCACTACCGCCCCTTGGCGGTCGCCGTATCGCTGTGTCTGTTGTTGGCAGTGCCCGCGCTGGCCGGCGCGCAGGAAACGCCCCGTACGACCACCGAGCTGGACCGCGTCGAGGTGACCGGCAGCCGCATCAAGCGCGCCGAAGTAGAAGGCCAGGTCCCGATCCAGACCCTCACCCGCGCCGAGATCGAACGCACCGGCATGAATTCCATTGGCGAAGTGCTGCAGCAGCTGACCGGGTCCGGGTCGGCGCTGAACGCCAAATTCAACTCCTCCGGCAACTTCGGCTTCCCGCCTGACGGCAGCGGCGTGGGCGCCGGTTCGGCCCAGGTCGATCTGCGCCACCTGGGGGCCAAGCGCGTGCTGGTGCTGGTGGACGGCATCCGCTGGGTCAACGAATCCTCGGCCTCCGGCGTGGGCGCGGCCACCGATCTCAATACCATTCCGCTGGCGATCGTCGAGCGCATCGAAGTGCTCGAAGATGGCGCGTCGTCGCTGTACGGCTCCGACGCCATCGCCGGCGTGGTCAACATCATTACCCGGCGCGAATTCGACGGTGGCCAGGTCACGCTGAACTACGGCGAATACAGCAAGGGCGACGGCACCCAGAAGGGCGTGGACCTGGCCTGGGGCACCAGCGGCGACCGCTACACCCTGTTCCTGGGCGCCAGCTGGACCAAGCAGGACCCGGTGTATGCGCGGGACCGCGAGCAGTCGCGCTTCCCGATCCCCGGCACCGGGCTGGCCTTCGGCAGCGGTGGCATTCCGCAGGGCCGCTTCGCCTTCGTCGACCCCAACACCGGGGCCGAGCAGGACATCGTGCCCAACACCGGGGTGAGCAACCCGCGCTACGACGGCAGCGCCGGTTGCAGCCGTACCGACGACTACCACTGCTTCACCTCGGCCGACCGCTTCAACTTCGCCGAATACAACATGGTGCTGACGCCGTCGGAACGTAAGGGCATCTTCGGCCAGTTCCGTTTCGACATCACCGACAACGTCCAGTGGTACATCAAGGCGCTGGGCAACCGCCGCGAATCGACCAACCAGGCCGGCCCGGAGCCGCTGTTCTTCGGCCCCGATGGCGCCACCGGCAACCCGCTGGCCGACAACATCGTGGTGTCCGCGCTCAACCCGTACAACCCGTTCGGGTTCGACCTGGTGTCCTCGGGCAACATGAGCCTGATCGGCCGGCGCCCGGTGGAAGGCGGCGCGCGCATCTTCGAGCAGGAGGTCAACACCCAGTACTTCGCCACCGGCCTGGTCGGCCAGTTCGAGGCCGGCAGCCGCAGCTGGTTCTGGGACGTCAACGGCATGTACAGCAAGAACAAGGCCGAACAGACCAACTACGGCAGCTATGACATCTTCAAGGTGAACATGGCCCTGGGCGACCCGGCCGTTTGCGCGGCCACGCCCGGCTGCGTGCCGCTGAACATCTTCGGGGGCGCGGGGTCGATCACCCCGGCGATGCTGGACTGGATCCAGCCGGTGGTGCGCGACCGCAGCCAGAACGAGTTGAGCCTGTTCACCGCCAACCTGAGCAGTGACCTGTTCAACCTGCCGGCCGGCCCGGTGTCGTTCGCCACCGGCTACGAGTACCGCAAGTACGAAGGCCGCTACGATCCCGATCCGCTCACCGTGATCGGTCATTACAACGGCGTGCCGTCGCTGCCCACCTCCGGTTCCTACGACGTCAATGAAGCGTACCTGGAGCTGAGCGTGCCGATCTTCGCCAAGAGCGCGATCGGCGAGAAGCTCGACCTGAGCCTGGCCGGGCGCTACTCGGACTACTCCACCTTCGGCGGCGAGTTCACCCCCAAGTACGGCCTGCGCTGGCAGGTGACCAACGACTTCGTGCTGCGTACCAGCTACGCCGAAGGCTTCCGCGCACCGTCCATCGGTGAGCTGTATGGCTCGGCGGCGCGTGCCGACCTGCAGCTGTTCGACCCGTGCTCGATCGGCCTGGGCGGTACCGCGCCGCGCGGCAACCCGGCCAACTGCGCCGCGCTCGGCGTACCCAGCGGCTTCCAGCAGGCCAACTCGCAGATCTCGGTCACCACCGGCGGCAACGCCGAACTGGATCCGGAGCGCTCGCGCAGCTTCAGCGCCGGGTTCGTGTGGAGCCCGTGGTTCGGCAACGATGCGGCGTGGTCGGAGCGCTTCGACGTGGAAGTGACCTTCTACCGTCACACCATCGAAGGCGCCATCCAGGCCATCAACGCGCAGACCCAGCTGGACCTGTGCGTGGACACCCTGGACCCGGTCTACTGCGAGGGCATCAGCCGCGCCTCCACCGGTGCGGTGAGCAGCTTCAACAACCGGCTCACGAACCTGGGCTCGATCAAGACCGACGGCTGGGACGTGGACCTGTTCTGGACGTTCCCGCAGAGCGACATCGGCCAGTTCAAGCTGGGCTGGCAGAACACCTTCGTGGGGCGCTATGAAGCGCTGGGCGCGGCGGGCCAGCGGCAGCCGCAGAAGCCGGGCGTGGAAGTGGCCGACAGTTCGATCCCGGAGTGGACCAGCAACGCGACGCTGAGCTGGGCCCTGGCCAACTGGAGCGCGTCCTGGACCGTGCGGCACATCTCCGAGCTGACCGAGGACTGCGGCGACGCGGTGGCGTTCCCGGTGTGCAGCAACCAGCAGGAGGGCACCAATACGCTGGATGCCACCACCTTCCATGACCTGCAGGTGGGCTACAAGGTGGACTGGATGAAGGGCCTGCAGCTCAGCGCCGGCTTGAACAACGTGTTCGACAAGGATCCGCCGATCTGCCTGTCGTGCTCGCTCAACGGCTACGACGCGTCCACCTATGACATCCCGCGTGGCCGCTACTGGTACCTGCGCGCGGACCTGCGGTTCTGA
- a CDS encoding VOC family protein, with product MVARNTICLWYDGTALDAATFYAQTFPDSAVNAVHHAPSDFPSGKQGDVLTVDFTVAGIPCIGLNGGPAFKHSEAFSFQIATDDQAETDRLWNAIVGNGGQESACGWCRDKWGLSWQISPRVLTEAVTSKDPAVARRAFEAMMTMRKIDVAAIEAAVRG from the coding sequence ATGGTGGCCAGGAACACGATCTGCCTCTGGTACGACGGCACCGCGCTGGACGCGGCCACGTTCTACGCCCAGACCTTCCCTGACAGTGCGGTCAACGCCGTGCACCACGCGCCCAGTGACTTCCCGTCCGGCAAGCAGGGGGACGTGCTGACCGTGGACTTCACCGTGGCCGGCATCCCGTGCATCGGTCTCAATGGCGGGCCGGCGTTCAAGCACAGCGAGGCGTTTTCCTTCCAGATCGCCACCGACGACCAGGCCGAGACCGACCGGCTGTGGAATGCCATCGTCGGCAACGGCGGCCAGGAAAGCGCCTGCGGCTGGTGCCGCGACAAATGGGGCCTGTCCTGGCAGATCAGCCCGCGCGTGTTGACCGAGGCGGTCACCAGCAAGGATCCGGCAGTGGCCAGACGCGCGTTCGAGGCGATGATGACCATGCGCAAGATCGACGTGGCGGCGATTGAAGCAGCCGTCCGGGGCTGA
- a CDS encoding ExbD/TolR family protein, with product MAFRAAATSGPLADINVTPLVDVMLVLLIIFIVTAPMVSLPIPVNLPQRTTTVVPPTEPPPPIELRVDASNQVTWNGQVVPVASLQARMQGQAQSHAGNLPELRIATDPDAEYAVMAKVLAAANNAHLKRIAFVQ from the coding sequence ATGGCATTCCGCGCAGCCGCGACGTCTGGACCACTGGCCGACATCAACGTCACCCCGTTGGTCGATGTGATGCTGGTGTTGTTGATCATCTTCATCGTGACCGCCCCGATGGTGTCCTTGCCCATCCCGGTCAACCTGCCGCAACGCACCACCACCGTGGTGCCGCCCACCGAGCCACCGCCGCCGATCGAGCTGCGCGTGGATGCGTCCAACCAGGTCACCTGGAACGGGCAGGTGGTGCCGGTCGCCTCCCTGCAGGCACGCATGCAGGGCCAGGCCCAGTCGCACGCCGGCAACCTGCCGGAGCTGCGCATCGCCACCGACCCCGACGCCGAGTATGCGGTGATGGCCAAGGTGCTGGCGGCCGCCAACAACGCGCACCTGAAGCGCATCGCCTTCGTGCAGTAG